CAGCGCGGGCGATGAGGCTGAGCAGGTGGTCGACAGGATCACTCCCCGTTCCGACCTTTGGCGCAACTTCCAAGCTCGGTTCGGGTCGGGGGGCGAAGAAGCCAATCTGCGGATCAGATGCAAACAGGCTGGCGCGGGTGGCGATTTCGGGGGCGGCAGTTGCGCGTGGGAAGAGGGAGCTCAATTCCGCGCTGGCGGCCTGCGCCGAGCAGACCATTATAGACACCAACCATATCCGAACCATAAAACCGCACCCCTTCTGAGTTCAGGGCGGGTATGATGGTTAATCGTTGACGGTTGGTTTCAGGGGCGTTGGAAAACTATTCCCATTTGTAATTAAAACTTACGGAAATCCGGTCGTCCTCGGACATGTTCATCGGGACTTCGTGGCGCAGCCAGCTTTCCCAGAGCAACACATCGCCAACGGCGGGCTTCACGTAGACGAACTGCTTCAGCTCCTCGCGGCAGTCTTTCTTGCGCGACGGCGCGGCCATCATCATCTGTGCGCGCGGGTCTTCCAGCTTTAGCGCAGAGGCGCCCTCGGGCATTTTCACGTAGGTCGTGCCGGAAATGACGGAATGGGGGTGTATGTGGGACGTATGAATGCCGCCCTCGGGCAGGATGTTGATCCAGATATCTTCCAGCACCAGCTTGCGATCATCTAGATCGAACTCCAAATCCTCGGCAAACGCCGCGACATGGGCGTCGAGCGCATTGACGACTTGCTGAAAGATCGGAAACCGCCACGGCAGATCGGTCAGCGAGGCATAGGACGTGTAGCCGGGGAAATCATTGGCCTCACACCACTCATTGCCTGCATCGTCATCCTCGGCAATGGAATAGCAAGACGCACGCAGCTCATCGGGGTCGATGGGGCCCAGCGTGGATTGATAAAGGCGGGTGGCGAAGAGGGATTTGATTTTGGTCATACTTCTCAATTAAGCCCTTCACGTAACTTCAACCATCCCCAAAATGTTCGATTTCAGCCTGGCCCGCAGCGCGCAGCTGTGCCGCGACGTCTGACATGTCATCTGCCATGTCACTAAGGTTATCGGCCATTGCATCGGTGTCTGTGTGAAATGTGAAGCCTGCGATCTCAGCCGCAAGTCGTTCACGCATCATCCATTGCCGGTGGCGCAAGTATTCCGCGCCAACAACATGCGTTGGATCGACCAGTGACAGTTGATCAAAGCGTGAGAAATCGGGAAAACGCACGTCGCGCGGGACATAACCGTTCACCATCGTAATCCGCTCGCCTGCTGCTTGAAGGCCTTTAGCGCGGTGCACAACCATATTGCCTTGCTGCAAGATCGCGTACCCGGGGCCAGGCATATCGGGTGAAACAACTTTAGATTCGTCCAGCGGCTCACCCGCCTTTTTGCGCGCTAGGAATTCATCTTTGGTGCCGCGATAATATTGAAACTCGCCACCCTCTACCGATTTAGGATCTGTGACAAACATTACGTAATCAATGCGCAGCGTATCTACGTGCCATTTGTCGACATTTTCACCAACAGTCTCTGGGTTGTAGTTCAGGTGTCCAAGCTGGTGCGGGATTGTGTGGGGCAACAGCGGAATACCGCAAATACCCGACATGAATTTCGTAACCTCTGGGTGCAGGCAAAGATCGCGTAGAAATTTGGACCGATAAGCGCCGCCGCGGACATTTCGAGCGATCCGCGCATTGGATGTGGTGAAAGCCTCAAGCAGGTGGGCAACCTCTAACAATGCTGCAGCACCTTCGTCTGACAGAATGCGAAACACGGATGTTGCACCAAATGAGGTGGGGCAGGCGGCGATCTCGGTGTCAGAATAACCGAGATCGGCAAGTGAATAGACTTCGGCTGGCGCTTCAAGCTGCAGGTGCTTGACTGGATCAAAAACAGGCTCATTCGTGAGTGCAGCAAATCCCTCAGGGAGCGTATCTGGGAACGGCATTTCTTGGGCGAGGTAAGTGGTCATAGTCGCGTCTCCTGTGCTACTGTAGAGAAACAGGAATTTTTACCTGTGACAATTGAATTTGCGTTGCAAAACTCGTTGCTACAAGGGGTTGCCACACACCTAAACACCCCCTATACGCCCCCAATCTACCCACTCCATCGGAGATTCGGGTTACGTTTGTGCGCTCTGTATGAACCGCTCGCCGATGATGTTGCAAAAGGAGTCGTCCAATGGACGCGAAAGAACTACGGGATAAAACCCCGGATCAGCTTCGTGATGAGCTGTCCAACCTGAAAAAAGAGTCCTTCAACCTGCGTTTTCAGCAGGCGACAGGCGCAATGGAAAACACAGCTCGTATGCGCACAGTTAAGCGTGACGCAGCCCGTGTTAAAACCATCCTGAACGAAAAAGCGGCTGATGCCGCCAAGACGGAGGCTTAATAGATGCCTAAGCGTATCCTGACTGGTGTTGTCACAAGCAACCAGAACGAACAGACCGTAACTGTGTCCGTAGAACGTCGTTTCACGCACCCAGTTCTTAAGAAGACAATTCGTAAGTCCAAAAAATACCGGGCGCACGATGAGGCCAACACATTCAACGTGGGCGACCAAGTCCGCATCCAAGAATGTGCGCCAAAGTCTAAAACCAAACGCTGGGAAGTGATCACTGCGTAAGCAGCCACAACCTATTTAACGAAACCCTAGGGGCCCGGTCAGAATCGGGGAAAACCCTATAGGTCGGGAGAAGTCTAAATGATCCAGATGCAGACCAATCTTGATGTGGCTGACAACAGCGGCGCTCGCCGTGTTCAGTGTATCAAGGTCCTCGGCGGTTCCCACCGTCGTTACGCATCGGTCGGCGATATCATCGTCGTATCGGTGAAAGAGGCCATTCCACGTGGTCGCGTAAAGAAAGGTGACGTCCGTAAGGCCGTCGTCGTACGCACACGTAAGGAAGTCCGTCGTGATGACGGTACGGCAATTCGTTTTGACAGCAACGCTGCTGTCATCCTCAACACAAGCAACGAGCCTGTTGGCACCCGTATTTTCGGGCCAGTGGTTCGTGAGCTTCGCGCGAAGAACTTCATGAAGATCATCTCGCTCGCTCCGGAGGTGCTGTAAAATGGCTGCTAAACTCCGCAAAGGTGACAAGGTCATCGTGCTTGCTGGCAAAGACAAAGGCAAAACTGGCGAAATCTCGTCTGTTGACCCTAAGGCTGGCAAAGCAGTTGTAGACGGTGTGAACATTGCTGTTCGCCACGTTAAGCAATCCCAAACAACGCAAGGTGGTCGTACACCTAAAGCGATGCCAATTCAGCTCAGCAACCTCGCGTTCGTTGACAAGAACGGCAAAGCGACACGCGTCGGTTTCAAAATCGAAGGCGACAAAAAAGTTCGCGTCGCTAAGACAACAGGGGATGTGATCTAATGCTCGATACTGCAAACTACACACCTCGTTTCAAGGCGATGTACAACGACACCATCCGCGCTGCGATGATGGAAGAGTTCAAGTACAAGAACGCTATGCAGACGCCACGTTTGGACAAAATTGTTCTGAACATCGGCTGTGGTTCCGAAGCTGTGAACGACACCAAGAAAGCTAAGTCAGCTCAGGAAGATCTGTCTGCGATTGCTGGTCAGTTGGCCGTTGTCACGAAAGCAAAGAAATCCATCGCTGGTTTCCGCGTTCGTGAAGACATGCCACTTGGCGCGAAGGTTACACTTCGTGGCGACCGTATGTTTGAATTCCTTGACCGTCTTACCACGATCGCCATGCCACGTATCCGCGACTTCCGCGGCATTTCTGGCAAGTCGTTCGATGGCCGTGGCAACTACGCTATGGGCATGAAGGAACACATCGTATTCCCGGAAATCAACTTCGACAAAGTCGACGTTGCTTGGGGCATGGATATCGTCATCTGCACAACTGCAGAAAACGATGCAGAAGCAAAAGCGCTGTTGAAGCATTTCAACATGCCGTTCAACAGCTAAAGGGGACAGATAGTATGGCTAAGAAATCCATGATCGCCCGCGAAGTTAAGCGTGAGAAGCTCGTAAAAAAGTACGCAGCTAAGCGCGCAGAACTCAAAGCAATCGCAAATGATGACAGCAAGACAATGGAAGAGCGGTTCACTGCTCGTCTGAAGCTTGCCAAACTGCCACGCAACTCTGCGCCAGTTCGTTTGCACAACCGTTGCCAGCTCACAGGTCGTCCGCACGCGTACTACCGTAAGCTTAAGATCAGCCGGATCGCACTTCGGGACCTAGGTTCCAATGGCGAAATTCCCGGTATGGTCAAGTCTAGCTGGTAAGGAGCACATATTATGAACGATCCTATCGGTGATATGCTGACACGCATCCGTAACGGCCAATTGCGCGGTAAGTCTGTGGTGGCAACACCCGCTTCCAAACTGCGCGGCTGGGTGCTCGAAGTCCTGGCGGACGAAGGTTACATTCGCGGCTTCGAAGCCACGACTGGCGCTGACGGCCACCCGGCATTCGACATCAGCCTCAAGTACTACGAGGGCGAAGCTGTAATTCGTGAAGTGAAGCGGGTTTCTACACCTGGCCGTCGCGTTTACATGGGCGCTAATGACATCCCACAGGTCCGTCAGGGCTTGGGTGTGTCGATTGTCTCCACCCCAAAGGGTGTGATGTCGGATGCAAACGCACGGGCGGCCAATGTTGGCGGCGAAGTGCTCTGCACCGTATTCTAAGGAGAAAACGATGTCTCGTATTGGTAAAAAACCGGTTGGACTTCCAGATGGCGTAACTGCATCTGTGTCCGGCCAAACAGTAGAAGTTAAGGGGCCGAAAGGCACCCGCAGCTTCACAGCATCTGACGATGTCACATTGGCAGTTGAAGATGGCACCGTTTCTGTAACGCCGCGTGGCAAGTCCAAGCGTGCAAAGCAGCAGTGGGGCATGTCCCGTACACAGGTTCAGAACCTCGTGACGGGTGTGACGACTGGCTTCAAAAAAGAGCTTGAGATCAACGGCGTTGGTTACCGTGCTCAGATGCAGGGCAACACCCTGAAGCTGAACCTCGGTTACTCCCACGACGTGGACTTTGAAGTACCTGCTGGCGTAACCGTCACAGCTCCAAAGCCAACGATCATCATCGTGGAAGGCAATGACCAACAACAAGTTGGCCAAGTTGCTGCAAACATCCGCGAATGGCGCAAGCCTGAGCCTTACAAAGGCAAGGGCATCAAATATGTGGACGAGTATATCTTCCGCAAAGAAGGTAAGAGGTAAGAACAATGGCAAACACAAAACGTCAATTGTTCATCAAACGCCGCCTGCGCGTTCGGAACAAACTTCGCAAGGTAAACGCAGGACGTCCGCGTCTTTCCGTGCACCGCTCCTCCAAGAACATCAGCGTACAGCTGATCGACGATGTGAACGGCGTAACGCTCGCTTCAGCGTCTTCTCTCGAGAAGTCCCTGGGCGTCGTTGGCAAGAACAACGTCGAAGCTGCTGCCAAAATCGGCACAGCAATCGCAGAACGAGCGAAGAAGGCCGGCGTGACCGAAGCCTACTTCGACCGTGGCGGTTTCTTGTTCCACGGCAAAGTGAAGGCCTTGGCCGAAGCTGCGCGTGAAGGTGGTTTGAAGATCTAAACGACTTGAGAAGGGCTGCACGGCAACGTGTGGCCCTTCCGATGATCCAGGGGCATTGCTCACTAGGATTGATATGAACGGCGCTGATGCGCCACCCAAATCAAGGAGGGCCACATGGCTCGTGAACAGAATAACCGTGGCGGCAACCGTCGCGAAGAAACACCAGAATTTCAGGATCGCCTTGTCGCGATCAACCGTGTGTCCAAGACCGTTAAGGGTGGTAAGCGCTTTGGTTTCGCCGCACTCGTAGTTGTCGGCGACCAAAAAGGCCGCGTCGGTTTCGGCAAAGGTAAAGCTAAGGAAGTTCCTGAAGCGATCCGTAAAGCCACTGAGCAAGCCAAGCGTCAGATGATCCGCGTGCAGCTTAAAGAAGGCCGCACATTGCACCACGACATGAACGGTCGCCACGGCGCTGGTCGCGTTGTTATGCGTACTGCTCCACAGGGTACTGGTATTATCGCAGGTGGTCCAATGCGTGCTGTGTTCGAAATGCTCGGCATTCAGGACATCGTTGCGAAGTCCATCGGCTCGTCCAACCCATACAACATGATCCGCGCTACGATTGACGGCCTGAAGAAAGAGGCATCCCCTCGTTCTGTTGCTCAGCGTCGCGGTAAAAAAGTTGCTGACATCCTGCCTAAGCGCGACGACGCGCCAGCAGCTGAAGTTGAGGAGGCCTAATCATGGCTAAAACTATCGTTGTAAAACAGATCGGTTCCCCGATCCGTCGCGCCGCAGACCAAAAGCAAACGCTTATCGGTCTTGGCTTGAACAAAATGCACAAAACACGTGAACTGGAAGATACACCTTCCATTCGCGGCATGGTCGAAAAGATCTCCCACATGGTGGAGATCATCGAAGAGAAGGGCTAACGCTTAACTTCGAGACTGAATTGAAAGCGCTCCGCCTTGTGGCGGGGCGTTTTTTGTTTAGCGTTACGAGAGATGATAAAATAGCGGGAGAACGCTCATGCAATTTAGACGAGTTCTCAAGTTTGGTCTCATCGGCTATTTTGCAATAATTCTGGGCGTCTTCTTTTTGCAACTCGCTGCTATGAGATTTCCTGCCCTGCAACGCGGTATCTACACTGTTGCTCCTGCTCAGGTCGTTTTCTGGACACAAGGGATCTTTTTCGAGACGTCGGATTTCACAGCGGGCTACTTCTCACAGCCCCGACCTTTCATATCGCAGAAACCAATTGCAGGGCTTTCGGAAACTGACGTTTTTGTAGGAATCCTAAACAACGGGGAGGACGAATCGCAAGTTGCCGCTTTGGTTGGGACCAACCTCGTTACTACCGAGACTATTTCATCGTTCTTGGATAGCGGGGCAGGCTTTGTAAGAATTGACTCAGCCGCATTGACCATTTCGCTTCGTGCGTTCCCGCTACAAGCGGAGAGGAGTACGATAGTTTTGGCCAATTCTCAGTCGGAAGAATTACCTGATGAAGCGAACTGCAATGGCCGGGCCCTCTACGGACAAATATTCATGTTCGAAAGCATTGGTAATCTGGGTGATTGTTCGATTGAGCCAAACTAGAATGACCCACTTTGTTGAATGACACTGAGGGCGTTCAAGCGGCGCGAAAACTTCGGATCACTTAATAACCCTGACCCCCGGCCTGATCCAGCAGACCTAAGCCGTGATCAACGACGCGACCATTTGTTCGCCGATCAACCACACCACGCGCTTTTCGATGCAACGGGGAGTCGATCAGCACCTCAAGATCGAGCACCTACGGCAAACCAATACGCTTCATTTCGGGGGAAGTTTTCTATTCTAGTCCTAGTTTGATCTGAGTCAGAGACGTGTTTCCGCTAACTTGATTAACCGTATGTGAACAAAAGAGGCATCACATAAAGAGGCATCACATGACGGATACAACGAACGGCGCGACGCTCATCGGCTTTGAAAAAGGCAAGTACCCATACTCAGATCGCATGAAGCGAGGCGAGTATGAGAAACAGAAAGCCGACCTTCAGGCCGAGCTCCTTAAGGTCCAACACTGGGCCGCCGAGACGGGTCAGCGGTTTGTGATGCTGTTTGAAGGTCGCGATGCGGCTGGTAAGGGCGGTGCGATCAAGCGGTTCACCGAACACATGAACCCGCGAAACGCCCGCGTTGTCGCGCTGAACAAACCCACAGACGAAGAGCGCGGGCAGTGGTTCTTCCAGCGATACATCAAACACCTCCCCAGCTCCGGTGAAATCGTGCTCTATGACCGTTCTTGGTACAACCGTGCCGGCGTTGAGCGGGTCATGGGGTTCTGCGAGCCGCATGAATATCTCGAATTCATGCGCCAGACGCCAGAATTTGAACGCATGCTCACACGATCCGGCGTCAAACTTTATAAGTACTGGTTCTCGGTCACTCAGGAGGAACAAGCGAAACGCTTTAAGTCACGTGAAACTGACCCATTGAAGCGCTGGAAGCTGAGCCCGATCGACAAAGCGAGCCTTGATAAATGGGAAGACTATACTGAAGCGAAAGAGGCGATGTTCTTTTACACAGACACCGCCGATGCGCCTTGGACCGTGATCAAGTCTGACGACAAGAAACGTGCCCGCCTTGCTTGCATGCGCCACTTCCTGGCCAACCTGGACTACCCTGAAAAGGACCACGACATTGTGGGTCAGCCGGATGGCAAAATTGTCGGGCAAGCAAGCCATGTGCTGCATCAAACGGACCACATTCTGGCGACATCATTGCATCCGGATCAAAAGCGCGGCTGACGCGCGTTGACAGGGGCAGGGTGACAACCGAAAGTCCACGGACCGTTTCGCAAAAGGATGCGCCAAAATGGCCCGTGTGACCCTGACCCCTGAGCTGATCCAGCAAACCTACAGCGCGATCCGCGATGCGACTATTCGCACGCCGACCATCCATGCGACGCGTTTGTCGATGCAGCTTGGGATTGATCTGTACCTCAAGCTTGAGAACCTCCAGCACACCAACGCGTTCAAGGCCCGTGGAGCCTTGGCAAAGCTGCTGACGCTGACGGAAGCGCAAAAACAAGCGGGTGTGATTGCATGTAGCGCTGGGAACCACGCGCAGGGTGTGGCCTATCACGCGACTCGCCTTGGCATTGCCAGCACAATCGTTATGCCTGAAGGCACGCCCTTCAATAAGGTCAAACGCACTGAAGATTTTGGTGCGACGGTAATCCAGCACGGCACGGATTTTGACGACTCTGTGCAATTTACGCTCGACCTTGCGGCGAAGGATGGGCTGACGTTCATTCATCCGTTCGATGATCCGGTGGTGGCTGCAGGGCAGGGGACCGTCGCGCTTGAAATGCTCGAGGACCAGCCGGACCTTGATGTCATCGTTGTTCCTGTTGGCGGTGGTGGGTTGATTGCGGGGATGGCTGTCGCGGCGAAGTCCGTGAAGCCAGATGTTCAGATCATTGGCGCGCAGGCGGAAATTTTTGATGCCGTGAAATCCGCAGTCGACGGGACCCCGAACCATTTCGCGGGCGCGACCCTTGCGGAAGGGATCGCCGTAAAGGCACCAGCCGCCGCCAATGTTGAGATCATCAAATCCTTGGTGGATCGAATTGATGTGGCGAGTGAGGCAGAAATTGAAGACGCGGTGTTTGATCTGTTGTCAGCTGAGAAATTGGTTGCCGAAGGTGCCCCCGGGGCAGGGCTGGCTGTGATCAAGAACAATCTTGCGGCATATGCGGGCAAAAAGGTTGGTCTTGTGATCTGTGGCGGGAATATCGACAGTCGCTTATTGTCGACTCTCATCCTACGCGGTTTGGTGCGCGATGGCCGCATCACCCGCCTAACATTTGAAATCGATGACACTCCGGGTCAGTTGGCGGACATTTCGCGCATCATCGGTGAAACGGGCGCCAACGTCGTTGAAGTTATCCACCAACGCATGATGCAATCGGTGTCGTTGAAACAGGCGGAGCTGGACGTGGTGATCGAAGCACGTGACATCGGGCACGTCGAGGCCATCGTCGCCACCCTTCGCGGGCAGGGGTTCAAGGTGCGGACGGATAGCGGCGTTTAGGGCTTAGCAAACCTAAGACGAAGCCACCGCGCTGCAGGTTTTTCAAAATATCGGTTTGTAAGATAGGCCACGCCAATACTGGCAGCCAAAAACGCAGGCAAAGCCCAGTAAGTCCCTGCAAAACTGCGATCGCCACCGAACGCGACGTCCACGATGATCAACACGAAGATCTGAAGCGGAATGTGGACCAGATAAAGACTGTAACTGATATCGCCCAAAAACCGCACGACGCTGCCGGTTCTGCTGACGTGGTTTTCTAGCATTGCCATTGCTAGAACCACGCTACAGCAGGCCGAAATCAGAAAGGCATTGTGTTGTTGGTTCACAAACCCAAACCACCCAAACGCAATCAGCCCGACTAAAAGAAGCCCGACCTTTGAGGATTGCCCGCCAAAGGCGCGAAAGGCGGCAAAACATGCGGAACCAGCGAAAAAGAATACCGCACACACAAACACCCATTGTCCGATAATGAATGCTTCGGGCCGAACTGTTAGGGCGGCGTAGGACGCGGCGGATAACAGTAAACTCATGATCAACGGATTGCGCTTTGTAAGTGGAAGCGTTGCGAAAAACAGAATGTAGACGAAAATCTCGGCAGAGACCGACCAGATTGGGGCGTTGAAACTGTTCCCGTCTGATAGGTTTAAACTGGTATCCAGCATGAAAACCTGAAGAACAAAGTGTTTTAGGTCGTTGTTACCCACAATTTGCCAATGCCCAGTGCCCTTTAGGCTGATGATCTGCAGAGCCGCGACGATAATCAGCGTTACGAAATGCAGCGGGTACAGTCGTGCAAACCGCGCGACTGCAAACTGCCTGAAATCCGTGCCTCGTGACCAATAGACATGGGCGAATACAAAACCTGAAATGACCCAGAACAGCCGAACAGCTTCTTCTCCGTATAGATAGATGGGCCAGAGGAATGTTGTGTAAGGCACGCTTTCAACGGCGACGGGTATAACCGGAACGTCCGCACTCGGCATATAGAAACGGGTATAGTGAAAAACGGCGATGCAAATCGCAGCAATACCGCGTAATGCGTCTATCCACCCGAAATAGGTCGGCACCTTTCGGTCTTGTGTTGAATGTAACGGTATCAAAAACGGTACTGACCAATGCTAGGGAGATCGCCTTCAACGTGTCAGAGAAAGAGCGTTTTTGCTAGTTCGTTTCTGGGTTGCAATGCTTGACCGGCAAACCGCGCAGGTCTATACGCCGCCAGTGGTCACATTTGTGTCCACTGATTCACATTAACGCCGCGTGCCTATTCCGTCGCTGGGATAGGTCTTCCGGCAAGGAGACAGCGACATGGTTAAGCTAAACGAACTTCACGACAATCCAGGCGCAACGAAACCACGCAAGCGCGTTGGTCGTGGCCCGGGTTCCGGCACCGGTAAAATGGGTGGCCGTGGTATCAAAGGTCAAAAATCCCGTTCCGGTGTTGCTATTGGCGGCTACGAGGGCGGCCAAATGCCTTTGTACCAACGTCTGCCAAAGCGCGGCTTCAACAAGCCGAACCGCAAGAAATTTGCAGTTGTGAACCTTGGTCTGATCCAAAAGTTCATCGACGAAAAGAAACTCGACGGTAAAGTGATCACTGAAGATTCACTCGTTGCGTCCGGTCTTATCCGCCGCAAGCTCGACGGTATTCGCGTTCTTGCTAAGGGCGAAATCACAACAAAAGTTAGCATTGAAGTCACTGGTGCATCCGCTGGTGCGGTTGCTGCAGTTGAGAAAGCTGGCGGAAAATTGACCGTTAAGGCACCTGCTGCGGCGGAATAACACCTTGTGAGGGGCGGCAACGCCCACTACATCGTTAATCGACTTAGACGCCGCCGCTTGGTCACCCTTGCTGGCGGCGTTTTCATAATTAGATCGAGCCCGCGTGGTTCACCCGAATAGATAGGCAACAAATCAATGGCATCAGCAGCAGAGCAAATGGCCGCGAACACAAGCTGGAGCGCCTTTGGCCAAGCCAAAGAACTGCGTCAGCGCATCTTGTTCACGCTCGGTCTTCTCATTGTTTACCGCATCGGGACATATATTCCGGTTCCTGGCATCGACGCTGACCAGCTCCGCGCCTTCATGGATGAGGCGGCTGCGGGTATCGGTGGTATCCTGTCTATGTTCACGGGGGGTGCGTTGTCCCGCATGGGCATCTTTGCGCTCGGCATTATGCCCTACATCTCGGCGTCCATTATCGTGCAGTTGCTTGGCGCGATGTGGGAACCGCTGAAGAACCTCAAGAAAGAGGGCGAAGTCGGCCGCAAGAAGTTGAACCAATACACCCGTTACGGCACCGTGGTGCTGGCGACGTTCCAAGCGTTCGGGATGGCAAAGTCCCTTGAAGCAGGTGGGCTCGTCACCGATCCTGGCCTGTATTTCCAGGTCGCTTGCGTAATTACGCTTGTTGGCGGCACGATGTTCCTGATGTGGCTGGGTGAGCAAATCACTGCACGCGGCATTGGTAACGGTATTTCACTGATCATCTTCGTTGGTATTATTGCCGAAGTTCCAGCCGCACTGGCAGGCTTCCTTGCCCAAGGTCAGGAAACAAACAACTGGGGTCTTATCCTTGGGGTGTTTGCGATGGTCATCGCGATCCTTGCATTCGTTGTCTTCATGGAGCGCTCGCTGCGTAAGATCCACATTCAATACCCGCGCCGTCAGGTCGGCATGAAGGTGTTTGATGGCGGGTCTTCCCACCTGCCGATCAAGGTTAACCCAGCCGGTGTTATCCCAGCGATCTTTGCTTCCGCGTTGCTGCTGTTGCCGACGACATTGTCTACGTTCTCTGGCGGTGAGGCATCTGGCCCGATCATGTCCACGATCCTTGCGTACTTTGGCCCCGGCCAGCCGCTATACTTCGTGTTCTTCACAGCGATGATCGTGTTCTTCACGTACTTCTACACACGTGAAGTTGCGTTCAAGACGGATGAAGTTGCCGACAACCTGAAAAACCAGAATGGTTTCGTTCCGGGTATTCGCCCAGGTAAGCGTACGCAGGAATACCTTGATTACGTTGTGACACGTATCTTGGTGCTTGGTTCCGGTTACCTTGCTCTCGTTTGTTTGCTACCTGAAATCCTGCGTAGCCAGTTTTCCATCCCGTTCTACTTTGGTGGTACTTCGGTGCTGATTATTGTGAGCGTTGGTATGGATACGATCCAACAAATCCAAAGCCATCTGCTTGCCCACCAGTACGAAGGCCTTATCGAAAAATCCCAACTGCGCGGTAAGCGTGGTGGCAAGAAGCGGAGTCCTCAGCGCAAATGATCAATATTATTCTTCTCGGACCACCCGGAGCCGGCAAAGGCACTCAAGCACAAAAGCTCGTTGATGAACGTGGCATGGTGCAGTTGAGTACTGGTGACATGCTGCGCGCGGCACGTACATCCGGCACTGAAATGGGCAACATGGTTGCTGGTGTTATGGACCGTGGAGAATTGGTTACTGATGAGATCGTCATCGGATTGATCCGCGAACAGCTTGAAGCAGGTGGCGATCACGGTGGCTTCATCTTTGATGGCTTCCCACGCACTTTGGCACAGGCTGATGCATTGGGCGCGCTGCTTGAGGAAGTTGACCAGACGCTAGAACACGCAATTGAACTCGCTGTGAATGATGACGTTCTCGTTGAGCGCATCTTGGGTCGCGCTGCTGACGCTGTTGCAGCTGGTGGAACAGCGCGTGCGGACGACAACGAAGAGTCGCTCAAGATTCGTCTCATGGCCTACTACAAACAGACATCCCCGCTGATCGGTTATTACCACGCAAAGGGCAAATTGCGGTCTGTTGATGGTCTGGGAACGATGGACGGCGTCGCTGCCGAGATTGCTGGCGTTCTGGGATAAATCTCACAGGGGTTGACGCACTC
This Octadecabacter temperatus DNA region includes the following protein-coding sequences:
- a CDS encoding TIGR02466 family protein yields the protein MTKIKSLFATRLYQSTLGPIDPDELRASCYSIAEDDDAGNEWCEANDFPGYTSYASLTDLPWRFPIFQQVVNALDAHVAAFAEDLEFDLDDRKLVLEDIWINILPEGGIHTSHIHPHSVISGTTYVKMPEGASALKLEDPRAQMMMAAPSRKKDCREELKQFVYVKPAVGDVLLWESWLRHEVPMNMSEDDRISVSFNYKWE
- the rpmC gene encoding 50S ribosomal protein L29; amino-acid sequence: MDAKELRDKTPDQLRDELSNLKKESFNLRFQQATGAMENTARMRTVKRDAARVKTILNEKAADAAKTEA
- the rpsQ gene encoding 30S ribosomal protein S17, coding for MPKRILTGVVTSNQNEQTVTVSVERRFTHPVLKKTIRKSKKYRAHDEANTFNVGDQVRIQECAPKSKTKRWEVITA
- the rplN gene encoding 50S ribosomal protein L14, with product MIQMQTNLDVADNSGARRVQCIKVLGGSHRRYASVGDIIVVSVKEAIPRGRVKKGDVRKAVVVRTRKEVRRDDGTAIRFDSNAAVILNTSNEPVGTRIFGPVVRELRAKNFMKIISLAPEVL
- the rplX gene encoding 50S ribosomal protein L24, which translates into the protein MAAKLRKGDKVIVLAGKDKGKTGEISSVDPKAGKAVVDGVNIAVRHVKQSQTTQGGRTPKAMPIQLSNLAFVDKNGKATRVGFKIEGDKKVRVAKTTGDVI
- the rplE gene encoding 50S ribosomal protein L5; amino-acid sequence: MLDTANYTPRFKAMYNDTIRAAMMEEFKYKNAMQTPRLDKIVLNIGCGSEAVNDTKKAKSAQEDLSAIAGQLAVVTKAKKSIAGFRVREDMPLGAKVTLRGDRMFEFLDRLTTIAMPRIRDFRGISGKSFDGRGNYAMGMKEHIVFPEINFDKVDVAWGMDIVICTTAENDAEAKALLKHFNMPFNS
- the rpsN gene encoding 30S ribosomal protein S14, whose translation is MAKKSMIAREVKREKLVKKYAAKRAELKAIANDDSKTMEERFTARLKLAKLPRNSAPVRLHNRCQLTGRPHAYYRKLKISRIALRDLGSNGEIPGMVKSSW
- the rpsH gene encoding 30S ribosomal protein S8; translation: MNDPIGDMLTRIRNGQLRGKSVVATPASKLRGWVLEVLADEGYIRGFEATTGADGHPAFDISLKYYEGEAVIREVKRVSTPGRRVYMGANDIPQVRQGLGVSIVSTPKGVMSDANARAANVGGEVLCTVF
- the rplF gene encoding 50S ribosomal protein L6 — translated: MSRIGKKPVGLPDGVTASVSGQTVEVKGPKGTRSFTASDDVTLAVEDGTVSVTPRGKSKRAKQQWGMSRTQVQNLVTGVTTGFKKELEINGVGYRAQMQGNTLKLNLGYSHDVDFEVPAGVTVTAPKPTIIIVEGNDQQQVGQVAANIREWRKPEPYKGKGIKYVDEYIFRKEGKR
- the rplR gene encoding 50S ribosomal protein L18 — protein: MANTKRQLFIKRRLRVRNKLRKVNAGRPRLSVHRSSKNISVQLIDDVNGVTLASASSLEKSLGVVGKNNVEAAAKIGTAIAERAKKAGVTEAYFDRGGFLFHGKVKALAEAAREGGLKI
- the rpsE gene encoding 30S ribosomal protein S5 translates to MAREQNNRGGNRREETPEFQDRLVAINRVSKTVKGGKRFGFAALVVVGDQKGRVGFGKGKAKEVPEAIRKATEQAKRQMIRVQLKEGRTLHHDMNGRHGAGRVVMRTAPQGTGIIAGGPMRAVFEMLGIQDIVAKSIGSSNPYNMIRATIDGLKKEASPRSVAQRRGKKVADILPKRDDAPAAEVEEA
- the rpmD gene encoding 50S ribosomal protein L30, producing MAKTIVVKQIGSPIRRAADQKQTLIGLGLNKMHKTRELEDTPSIRGMVEKISHMVEIIEEKG
- the ppk2 gene encoding polyphosphate kinase 2, translated to MTDTTNGATLIGFEKGKYPYSDRMKRGEYEKQKADLQAELLKVQHWAAETGQRFVMLFEGRDAAGKGGAIKRFTEHMNPRNARVVALNKPTDEERGQWFFQRYIKHLPSSGEIVLYDRSWYNRAGVERVMGFCEPHEYLEFMRQTPEFERMLTRSGVKLYKYWFSVTQEEQAKRFKSRETDPLKRWKLSPIDKASLDKWEDYTEAKEAMFFYTDTADAPWTVIKSDDKKRARLACMRHFLANLDYPEKDHDIVGQPDGKIVGQASHVLHQTDHILATSLHPDQKRG